A region of Scleropages formosus chromosome 2, fSclFor1.1, whole genome shotgun sequence DNA encodes the following proteins:
- the LOC114909869 gene encoding ras association domain-containing protein 8-like isoform X1 — translation MKGHSMELKVWVDGVQRVVCGVTEATTCQEVVIALAQAIGRTGRYTLTEKWQGTERPLAPFESPVISLNRWGQHAGDVQLILHHTGSSPSERLVSDGRVRIPERTLYRQSLPPLAKLHPLGDRSLRRKEPKRKSLTLTGGAKSFLDIFGRPRELEAKHRALHHSNSIAAVPGVRAGPAGELAHLVQLQKEKLQLLERRIGGCETELRAWAARGAGVTTGVGGAVRLQEEIRILEQKVRRNDAEIDEEEFWENELQIEQENERQLKEQLQDLLRRIYDCEAKLSGYFTHIQSMEAGMEVERMQQETQEVQRVKEEEVHARVLKLKTELDAQTQQSARLECSCRAVERSLGHSSRRLQEKEEELEQLTKELRQVNLQQFIQQTGTKVTVLPTEETSIHVQLDTGFPRCCPPVRLPEVSGDLPTAAWEPATSTEPPAARLQSRGHLRLRH, via the exons ATGAAGGGCCACAGCATGGAGCTGAAAGTGTGGGTGGATGGTGTCCAGCGTGTCGTCTGTGGGGTCACTGAGGCCACAACCTGCCAAGAGGTGGTGATAGCCCTCGCTCAAGCCATAG GCCGCACTGGGAGGTACACCCTGACAGAGAAGTGGCAGGGGACCGAGCGGCCCCTAGCTCCCTTTGAGAGTCCAGTGATCTCACTAAATCGGTGGGGCCAACATGCCGGCGACGTGCAACTCATCCTTCATCATACAGGATCTTCACCGAGTGAGCGCCTTGTTTCTGATGGCCGCGTGCGCATCCCTGAGCGCACCCTGTATCGCCAGAGCCTCCCACCCTTGGCAAAGCTCCATCCCCTTGGAGACCGTTCCCTTAGGCGCAAGGAGCCGAAGCGCAAGTCACTCACCCTCACCGGCGGGGCCAAGAGCTTTCTGGATATCTTCGGGAGGCCACGGGAACTAGAGGCCAAACATCGAGCCCTACACCACAGTAACAGCATTGCCGCAGTGCCCGGGGTGAGGGCAGGTCCAGCCGGTGAACTGGCCCATCTGGTGCAGCTGCAGAAGGAAAAGCTCCAACTCCTGGAGCGGAGGATCGGGGGCTGTGAAACGGAGCTACGTGCCTGGGCAGCACGTGGTGCCGGAGTCACCACCGGGGTAGGTGGGGCGGTCAGGTTGCAGGAAGAGATCCGGATCTTGGAGCAGAAGGTGCGGAGGAACGATGCAGAGATCGATGAGGAGGAGTTCTGGGAGAACGAGCTGCAGATCGAGCAAGAAAACGAGAGACAGCTGAAGGAGCAGCTACAGGATCTGTTGCGTCGGATCTATGACTGCGAGGCAAAGCTGAGCGGCTATTTTACCCACATCCAAAGCATGGAGGCCGGCATGGAGGTGGAGCGAATGCAACAGGAGACGCAGGAAGTGCAAAGGGTGAAAGAGGAAGAGGTTCATGCCAGGGTGCTGAAGTTGAAGACAGAACTGGATGCGCAGACCCAACAAAGTGCCAGACTGGAATGCAGCTGCAGAGCCGTGGAGAGGTCACTGGGGCACTCCAGTCGGAGGTTACAG gagaaggaggaggagctggaacaGCTGACCAAGGAGCTGCGGCAGGTCAACCTTCAACAGTTCATCCAGCAGACAGGCACCAAGGTCACCGTGCTGCCGACTGAGGAGACTTCCATCCACGTCCAGCTGGACACAG GGTTCCCCAGATGTTGCCCCCCAGTCCGGCTCCCTGAAGTGTCCGGCGACCTCCCGACAGCTGCCTGGGAACCTGCGACATCCACAGAGCCCCCCGCTGCTCGGCTTCAATCCAGAGGGCATCTACGTCTGAGACACTGA
- the LOC114909868 gene encoding class E basic helix-loop-helix protein 41-like translates to MGDRIPRLQERQSIDHANFLGVEYSSLYMCKSKRGMKREESKDAYKLPHRLIEKKRRDRINECIGQLKDLLPEHLKLTTLGHLEKAVVLELTLKHLNALTAVTEQQHQTIVALQSGDRSTTKSSIQADVEAFHSGFQTCAKEVLQYLRRSEKWSAREERCAQLVGHLQKVCAQLLPGAQLLPQQLLSAGSASPRAQEPQANCVPVIQRTHNGELNENDTDTDSGYGGEAEKHELGKAELECGGAKAQGAAALRIKQETEEEPRAKRARLDGHGPRPGGAAVVKPEPSARCGPDAGVLNSLMGLGAAAPFGQGSFCMPFYFINPSAAASYVPLMDKSTLEKYVLSATAAVGSPFPLLYPGFPATFPGAGSGLWGGSPGAQSQKPEPEPDTDSSNELELESLPVEDLEECGDEEEPQEERGSDGD, encoded by the exons ATGGGTGACAGAATACCGCGTCTTCAGGAGAGACAATCTATCGATCACGCAAATTTCCTCGG GGTGGAATATTCGTCGTTGTACATGTGCAAGTCGAAGAGAGGGATGAAAAGAGAGGAGAGCAAA GATGCCTATAAGTTGCCCCACAGGCTGATCGAGAAGAAGAGGCGGGACAGAATTAACGAATGTATTGGGCAGCTGAAAGATCTGCTGCCGGAGCATCTTAAACTGACA ACGCTCGGACACCTAGAGAAGGCTGTGGTTCTGGAGTTGACCCTGAAGCATTTAAACGCGCTCACCGCCGTCACCGAGCAGCAGCACCAGACGATCGTAGCGCTGCAGAGCG GCGATCGATCCACGACTAAATCGTCCATCCAGGCCGATGTAGAGGCTTTCCACTCCGGTTTCCAAACTTGTGCCAAGGAAGTGCTGCAGTACCTGCGGAGGTCGGAGAAGTGGAGCGCGCGCGAGGAGAGGTGCGCGCAGCTCGTGGGTCACCTGCAGAAAGTGTGCGCTCAGCTGCTGCCCGGCGCCCAGCTGCTCCCGCAGCAGCTCCTCTCCGCCGGCTCCGCTTCCCCTCGCGCGCAGGAGCCGCAGGCCAACTGCGTGCCCGTCATCCAGCGGACTCACAACGGCGAGCTCAACGAAAACGACACGGACACCGACAGCGGCTACGGCGGGGAGGCGGAGAAGCACGAACTAGGCAAAGCGGAGCTCGAATGTGGCGGCGCGAAGGCGCAGGGAGCCGCGGCGCTGCGGATCAAGCAGGAAACGGAGGAGGAGCCCCGCGCGAAGAGAGCGAGGCTGGACGGTCACGGTCCGCGTCCCGGCGGCGCAGCCGTCGTGAAGCCGGAGCCGAGCGCCAGGTGCGGGCCCGACGCCGGTGTCCTGAACTCGCTGATGGGACTGGGCGCCGCGGCGCCTTTCGGACAGGGCTCCTTCTGCATGCCTTTCTACTTCATCAACCCTTCGGCGGCCGCCTCCTACGTGCCCCTCATGGACAAGTCCACTCTGGAGAAGTACGTCCTTTCCGCCACGGCCGCCGTGGGCTCCCCGTTCCCGCTGCTCTACCCGGGCTTCCCCGCCACCTTCCCGGGCGCGGGCAGCGGCCTGTGGGGAGGGAGCCCTGGCGCCCAGAGCCAgaagccggagccggagccggacACGGACTCCTCCAACGAGCTGGAGCTGGAGTCACTACCTGTGGAGGACCTGGAAGAGTGTGGGGACGAGGAAGAGCCGCAGGAGGAGAGGGGAAGCGACGGGGATTAA
- the LOC114909869 gene encoding ras association domain-containing protein 8-like isoform X2: MKGHSMELKVWVDGVQRVVCGVTEATTCQEVVIALAQAIGRTGRYTLTEKWQGTERPLAPFESPVISLNRWGQHAGDVQLILHHTGSSPSERLVSDGRVRIPERTLYRQSLPPLAKLHPLGDRSLRRKEPKRKSLTLTGGAKSFLDIFGRPRELEAKHRALHHSNSIAAVPGVRAGPAGELAHLVQLQKEKLQLLERRIGGCETELRAWAARGAGVTTGVGGAVRLQEEIRILEQKVRRNDAEIDEEEFWENELQIEQENERQLKEQLQDLLRRIYDCEAKLSGYFTHIQSMEAGMEVERMQQETQEVQRVKEEEVHARVLKLKTELDAQTQQSARLECSCRAVERSLGHSSRRLQEKEEELEQLTKELRQVNLQQFIQQTGTKVTVLPTEETSIHVQLDTDVAPQSGSLKCPATSRQLPGNLRHPQSPPLLGFNPEGIYV; this comes from the exons ATGAAGGGCCACAGCATGGAGCTGAAAGTGTGGGTGGATGGTGTCCAGCGTGTCGTCTGTGGGGTCACTGAGGCCACAACCTGCCAAGAGGTGGTGATAGCCCTCGCTCAAGCCATAG GCCGCACTGGGAGGTACACCCTGACAGAGAAGTGGCAGGGGACCGAGCGGCCCCTAGCTCCCTTTGAGAGTCCAGTGATCTCACTAAATCGGTGGGGCCAACATGCCGGCGACGTGCAACTCATCCTTCATCATACAGGATCTTCACCGAGTGAGCGCCTTGTTTCTGATGGCCGCGTGCGCATCCCTGAGCGCACCCTGTATCGCCAGAGCCTCCCACCCTTGGCAAAGCTCCATCCCCTTGGAGACCGTTCCCTTAGGCGCAAGGAGCCGAAGCGCAAGTCACTCACCCTCACCGGCGGGGCCAAGAGCTTTCTGGATATCTTCGGGAGGCCACGGGAACTAGAGGCCAAACATCGAGCCCTACACCACAGTAACAGCATTGCCGCAGTGCCCGGGGTGAGGGCAGGTCCAGCCGGTGAACTGGCCCATCTGGTGCAGCTGCAGAAGGAAAAGCTCCAACTCCTGGAGCGGAGGATCGGGGGCTGTGAAACGGAGCTACGTGCCTGGGCAGCACGTGGTGCCGGAGTCACCACCGGGGTAGGTGGGGCGGTCAGGTTGCAGGAAGAGATCCGGATCTTGGAGCAGAAGGTGCGGAGGAACGATGCAGAGATCGATGAGGAGGAGTTCTGGGAGAACGAGCTGCAGATCGAGCAAGAAAACGAGAGACAGCTGAAGGAGCAGCTACAGGATCTGTTGCGTCGGATCTATGACTGCGAGGCAAAGCTGAGCGGCTATTTTACCCACATCCAAAGCATGGAGGCCGGCATGGAGGTGGAGCGAATGCAACAGGAGACGCAGGAAGTGCAAAGGGTGAAAGAGGAAGAGGTTCATGCCAGGGTGCTGAAGTTGAAGACAGAACTGGATGCGCAGACCCAACAAAGTGCCAGACTGGAATGCAGCTGCAGAGCCGTGGAGAGGTCACTGGGGCACTCCAGTCGGAGGTTACAG gagaaggaggaggagctggaacaGCTGACCAAGGAGCTGCGGCAGGTCAACCTTCAACAGTTCATCCAGCAGACAGGCACCAAGGTCACCGTGCTGCCGACTGAGGAGACTTCCATCCACGTCCAGCTGGACACAG ATGTTGCCCCCCAGTCCGGCTCCCTGAAGTGTCCGGCGACCTCCCGACAGCTGCCTGGGAACCTGCGACATCCACAGAGCCCCCCGCTGCTCGGCTTCAATCCAGAGGGCATCTACGTCTGA